A single Limisphaera ngatamarikiensis DNA region contains:
- a CDS encoding two-component system sensor histidine kinase NtrB yields MADGMNEDSGVSATSLGLSEVFRDCLPCGLLAVSPEGRIAWLNAAAARLLGAPAEAWTDRPLADLPAGLRDFLLRAPVTTEEEVRWEIPGRGRFLCQLCSLGEIPAAQPGLRWFTLHDLRPMDQVERELVRMDRLANIGTLAASVAHEIKNALVAVKTYVELAQSGEPAPELGQVALRELKRIETIVLQMLRFTGLPRQQTGQVRLREILEHALRLVQEPLRLKSIRLERRYQTEDDRVIGNEYQLEQAFVNLLINAIESMTSGGTLTLEVVRENPDEPAEALREGGRPPRLRVTVADTGSGIAPEDLPRVFEPFFTTKRDGTGLGLAITRRIFEEHQAAISVESRLHHGTAFHILFPPAAQT; encoded by the coding sequence ATGGCAGACGGCATGAACGAGGACAGCGGCGTCAGCGCAACCAGCCTCGGCCTGAGCGAGGTGTTCCGCGATTGCCTCCCCTGCGGACTGCTCGCAGTCAGTCCGGAGGGCCGCATCGCATGGCTCAACGCCGCCGCCGCCCGCCTGCTCGGTGCGCCGGCCGAAGCATGGACCGACCGGCCCCTGGCCGACCTGCCCGCCGGCCTGCGCGATTTTCTCCTCCGCGCACCGGTCACGACCGAGGAAGAGGTACGCTGGGAAATCCCCGGCCGCGGCCGGTTCCTCTGCCAGCTCTGTTCCCTGGGCGAAATCCCCGCAGCCCAACCCGGTCTGCGCTGGTTCACCCTCCATGACCTCCGGCCCATGGACCAGGTCGAACGCGAACTGGTGCGCATGGACCGCCTGGCCAACATCGGCACACTCGCCGCCAGCGTGGCCCACGAAATCAAAAACGCCCTCGTCGCCGTCAAAACCTACGTGGAGCTCGCTCAATCGGGTGAACCCGCACCGGAACTGGGCCAGGTGGCATTGCGCGAGCTCAAGCGGATCGAAACCATCGTGCTCCAAATGCTCCGGTTCACCGGCCTGCCCCGGCAGCAGACCGGCCAAGTACGACTCCGTGAAATCCTGGAACACGCCCTGCGCCTGGTCCAGGAACCCCTCCGCCTCAAGTCCATTCGCCTGGAACGCCGTTACCAGACCGAGGACGACCGCGTAATCGGCAACGAGTACCAGCTCGAACAGGCCTTCGTGAACCTCCTGATCAACGCCATCGAATCCATGACCTCCGGAGGCACCCTCACCCTCGAGGTGGTCAGGGAAAACCCCGACGAGCCCGCCGAAGCCCTCCGCGAGGGCGGTCGCCCGCCAAGACTCCGCGTCACCGTGGCCGACACCGGCTCCGGCATCGCCCCGGAAGACCTGCCCCGTGTGTTCGAGCCCTTTTTCACCACCAAACGCGACGGCACCGGCCTGGGCCTGGCCATCACACGCCGAATCTTCGAAGAACATCAGGCCGCCATCAGCGTGGAAAGCCGCCTCCACCACGGCACCGCATTCCACATCCTTTTCCCACCCGCAGCCCAAACCTGA
- a CDS encoding right-handed parallel beta-helix repeat-containing protein, with protein sequence MDGVGHRIRHNQFHDLASSALRVGGNDHVVELNEVFRVVLESDDQGGVDMWGDPTFRGNVFRFNYFHHLGPDQEDMKALRMRAGIRLDDAISGVWVYGNVFQRCGPADTHFGGVQIHGGKDNRVEANLFVDTPVAVSFTPWGAERWRRFASNAWHAAAVDRSLYVQRYPELVRLEEDADLNLIRSNVTVRCGRLLLRAPAAVRVEGNREYPAEVAFPEGPDGRLRWDGVAARRLGVDHIPFDRIGLYEDRWRIRAGDGWRLRGRE encoded by the coding sequence GTGGATGGCGTGGGGCATCGGATCCGGCACAACCAGTTTCATGACCTGGCCAGCAGCGCGTTGCGTGTTGGTGGCAACGACCATGTGGTGGAGCTGAACGAGGTGTTTCGGGTGGTGTTGGAATCGGACGATCAGGGTGGGGTGGACATGTGGGGGGACCCCACGTTTCGGGGCAATGTATTTCGCTTCAACTACTTTCATCACCTGGGGCCGGATCAGGAGGACATGAAGGCCCTCAGGATGCGTGCCGGGATTCGATTGGACGATGCGATCAGCGGCGTGTGGGTGTACGGAAATGTGTTTCAGCGTTGTGGTCCGGCGGACACGCATTTCGGCGGGGTTCAGATCCATGGCGGCAAGGACAATCGGGTGGAGGCCAATTTGTTTGTGGACACGCCGGTGGCGGTGAGTTTTACGCCCTGGGGTGCGGAGCGCTGGCGCCGGTTTGCCAGCAACGCGTGGCATGCGGCGGCGGTGGACCGGTCGCTGTATGTGCAACGGTATCCGGAGCTGGTGCGGCTGGAGGAAGATGCAGACCTGAACCTGATTCGCAGCAATGTGACGGTGCGCTGCGGGCGCTTGTTGTTGCGTGCACCGGCGGCGGTGCGGGTGGAGGGGAACCGGGAATACCCTGCGGAGGTGGCGTTTCCCGAGGGACCGGACGGTCGTTTGCGGTGGGACGGTGTGGCGGCGCGGCGCCTGGGTGTGGATCACATTCCTTTCGATCGGATTGGACTGTATGAGGATCGCTGGCGGATACGAGCGGGGGATGGATGGCGTTTGCGCGGGAGGGAGTAA